Part of the Vicinamibacteria bacterium genome is shown below.
CGGTGATGAAGTGGAGGTCGGGCTCTCATGGCTCGACCTTCGGAGGAAACCCCCTCTGCTGCGCGGCCGCGCTGGCGACGCTCGACGTACTGGAAGATGGGCTCATCGAGAATGCTCGAGTCATGGGGCAGCGGATGATGGCGGGGCTCGAGCAGCTAATGGCCCGTCACTCGGTCATCGGGGATCTCCGAGGTGTAGGGCTGTTCATCGGGGTCGAGCTCGTCAAGGATCGCCAGACGAAGGAGCCGGCCAAGACGCTCGTGCACGACATCGAGCAACGAGCGTTCGGCAAAGGACTGCTGCTGCTATCTTGCGGCGAGAGCGTGATCCGTATTGCCCCGCCACTCGTCATCGATGAGTACGACGTCGATACCGGTCTTCAGATACTGGACGAGTGCCTGTCTGCCCGCTGATGACAATCTGCGCGAGCGCCGTCAAGCGTTCCAGTCCCCGTTCTCGACGAGTTGGAATCCAGGCGGCGGCGGTGCCGGATACACGTAGATCTCGGCCTCGATGTCGAAGTTCTCGAGGCGCATCGTCTCGCGCCGGTAGCCATACGGTATTTCGAGCGCATCGAGCTCTCGAAGCTTGAGCTCGTCGACTCGGAAGACCTCGACCCAGATGGGATGGCGCTCGTTGCTCGGCACGATCATCGGGTATTCGTCGTTCGCATACATGCGGAACGGCAGCTCGACCGAGCCGCGACGGACCGGCCGCTCACCCTTCAGATAGATCTCGTGGTTGTACTGGCCTTCCCTGAGCGTTCCGTAGACGGCGACGAGCCTGCATGCCCGCAATGCGTCGCCCGCTCCTTTAATAACCGAGAGCGCTCGTCTCGCGGCGCACGTCCCCCGCGGCAATCAGAACTCCCGTTTGCGGGTCCCGATAGGTGACGGTGAGCGCTCCGCTGCGCCAGTTCCAGAGGCCCCAGGACTGCACGTCGTGACCCCTGGCACCGAGGGCGTCGAAGGTGGCGGCGGGGATCCGCTCCTCGAGCCGCAGCACACCTGGGTTCTC
Proteins encoded:
- a CDS encoding aminotransferase class III-fold pyridoxal phosphate-dependent enzyme; the encoded protein is KVAQRAHFGPFLPGVHHVPYPYPYRLETGGEDVGEFVLDLIRDDLFKHHLSPDEVAGIFIEPMLGEGGYVVPPWSFLQGLRSLCDEHGILLVFDEIQTGVGRSGKMWAAEHAGVEPDVLLSAKGLGSGMPIGAIIAKESVMKWRSGSHGSTFGGNPLCCAAALATLDVLEDGLIENARVMGQRMMAGLEQLMARHSVIGDLRGVGLFIGVELVKDRQTKEPAKTLVHDIEQRAFGKGLLLLSCGESVIRIAPPLVIDEYDVDTGLQILDECLSAR
- a CDS encoding gamma-glutamylcyclotransferase family protein, translating into MRACRLVAVYGTLREGQYNHEIYLKGERPVRRGSVELPFRMYANDEYPMIVPSNERHPIWVEVFRVDELKLRELDALEIPYGYRRETMRLENFDIEAEIYVYPAPPPPGFQLVENGDWNA